A stretch of Arcobacter arenosus DNA encodes these proteins:
- the lepB gene encoding signal peptidase I: protein MLGKIYKWSSSWTGTVVIVLAIIFFIAQAFVIPSGSMKNTLLIGDMLFVKKFSYGIPTPRIPWLEVKVLPDFNDNGHLIEGDKPQRGDIVVFRYPGNEAIHYVKRCVAVGGDIVALKDKHLLLHPNEGNEFVKENYKGYQTIEADGKLFVVDPYRKDHPGIHNDPSVTKNGLNPYQLFDLMPVLIPEGEFFMMGDNRDHSNDSRFWGTVPYKFIVGKPWFIYFSWDENKEIRWDRVFRTPESIEQEMMGKEIEINHKEGIY from the coding sequence ATGTTAGGCAAAATATACAAGTGGTCTAGCTCTTGGACAGGTACAGTTGTAATTGTTCTAGCAATTATATTCTTTATAGCTCAAGCTTTTGTAATCCCTAGTGGAAGTATGAAAAATACTTTACTAATTGGGGATATGCTTTTTGTAAAGAAATTTTCTTATGGAATACCAACACCAAGAATACCATGGCTTGAAGTTAAAGTTTTACCAGACTTTAATGATAATGGTCATTTAATAGAGGGGGATAAACCTCAAAGGGGTGATATTGTTGTATTTAGATATCCAGGAAATGAAGCAATTCACTATGTAAAAAGGTGTGTTGCAGTAGGTGGGGATATTGTTGCACTTAAAGATAAACACCTACTTCTTCACCCAAATGAAGGTAATGAGTTTGTAAAAGAAAATTACAAAGGTTATCAAACAATAGAAGCTGATGGAAAACTATTTGTAGTAGATCCATATAGAAAAGATCATCCAGGAATCCATAATGACCCATCAGTTACAAAGAATGGTTTAAATCCATACCAACTATTTGATTTAATGCCTGTTCTTATTCCTGAGGGTGAATTTTTTATGATGGGTGATAATAGAGATCACTCTAATGACTCTAGATTTTGGGGTACAGTTCCTTATAAATTTATTGTAGGTAAACCTTGGTTTATATATTTTTCTTGGGATGAGAATAAAGAGATTAGATGGGACAGAGTTTTTAGAACACCTGAATCAATAGAACAAGAGATGATGGGGAAAGAGATAGAAATAAATCATAAAGAGGGAATTTATTAA
- the rpiB gene encoding ribose 5-phosphate isomerase B has protein sequence MKYFIAADHAGIDIKAYVKELFEARGHEVEDLGPYSKDRVDYPDFAAKVCKEVLANEGSKGILICGSGIGMSMAANKFDGIRAALCHNEYSAKMAREHNDANVICMGERVSGYGMVEAIVDAWCNSSFEGGRHEGRVEKINNLFGSCRV, from the coding sequence ATGAAGTATTTTATAGCAGCAGACCATGCAGGTATTGATATTAAAGCATATGTAAAAGAGTTATTTGAAGCAAGAGGTCATGAAGTTGAAGATTTAGGACCTTATTCAAAAGATAGAGTTGATTATCCAGATTTTGCAGCAAAAGTTTGTAAAGAAGTTTTAGCAAATGAAGGAAGCAAAGGTATTTTAATTTGTGGTTCAGGGATTGGGATGAGTATGGCTGCAAATAAATTTGATGGTATTAGAGCAGCTCTTTGTCACAATGAATATAGTGCAAAAATGGCTAGAGAACACAATGATGCAAATGTAATTTGTATGGGTGAAAGAGTTTCTGGTTATGGGATGGTTGAAGCTATAGTTGATGCTTGGTGTAATTCATCTTTTGAAGGTGGAAGACACGAAGGTAGAGTTGAAAAAATCAATAATCTTTTTGGAAGCTGTAGAGTTTAA
- a CDS encoding GNAT family N-acetyltransferase produces MKISKATKKDVKKLFSLENEVFKGDSMAISLSSFYYHLKNNTIFIVEENQSIIGYILWLERKNYFRLYSLCISTSFQENGLGKKLLEYSFEKMPKKAMQLEVRLSNQKAINLYEKFQFKKVKILKDFYENEDGVLMRIER; encoded by the coding sequence ATGAAAATATCAAAAGCAACTAAAAAGGATGTAAAAAAACTTTTTAGTTTAGAAAATGAAGTTTTTAAAGGTGATAGTATGGCTATTTCTTTAAGTAGTTTTTATTATCACTTGAAAAATAATACAATATTTATAGTTGAAGAAAATCAATCAATCATAGGTTATATTCTTTGGTTAGAAAGAAAAAACTATTTTAGGCTTTACTCTTTATGTATCTCTACAAGTTTTCAAGAAAATGGTTTAGGAAAAAAGCTTTTAGAATATAGTTTTGAAAAAATGCCTAAAAAAGCAATGCAACTTGAGGTTAGATTATCAAATCAAAAAGCTATAAATTTATATGAAAAGTTCCAATTTAAAAAAGTTAAAATACTAAAAGATTTTTATGAAAATGAAGATGGAGTTTTAATGAGAATAGAAAGATAA
- a CDS encoding DUF2156 domain-containing protein: protein MSILTIGNYTLKHFDLNAKEIMDNYLKEISVDLSDYTFAGNYIWLSTATGFYSIVNDTFCLFILNSGELTMLLPPIGKKEKTYEAILKCFEIMNVHNSNRNYSKIEYVHEDILEGFVDYLEEGTLIYEMLKDFLIEKKLVDYIYKAEDLIDLKGDSYKSKRNEINKFKKIYPNHKIEILEKSKHGDDVIQLFNKWVKDRTTYMPKEEIEVFLDGIYFERFAIKRLFNNYENLDVIGLVIYIDDEIKGFTVGEKINDTTASVIIEKTDFEVLGCAQFIFREFTKILKEKYAIEYVNVGDDMGFENLKKVKMSYRPNKLVPKYTIYQK, encoded by the coding sequence ATGTCAATACTAACAATTGGCAACTATACATTAAAACATTTTGATTTAAATGCAAAAGAGATTATGGATAATTATTTAAAAGAGATTAGTGTAGATTTAAGTGATTATACATTTGCTGGAAACTATATCTGGCTTTCAACTGCAACTGGATTTTATTCAATTGTAAATGATACTTTTTGTCTTTTTATTTTAAACTCTGGTGAGTTAACAATGCTTTTACCTCCAATAGGGAAAAAAGAAAAAACATATGAAGCTATTTTAAAGTGTTTTGAAATAATGAATGTTCATAATAGTAATAGAAATTATTCAAAAATCGAATATGTTCATGAGGATATATTAGAAGGTTTTGTTGATTATCTAGAAGAGGGTACTTTAATATATGAGATGTTAAAAGACTTCCTTATTGAAAAAAAACTTGTTGATTATATATATAAAGCTGAAGATTTAATTGATTTAAAGGGTGATTCATATAAATCAAAAAGAAATGAGATAAATAAGTTTAAAAAGATTTATCCAAATCATAAAATTGAGATTCTAGAAAAATCTAAACATGGTGATGATGTTATTCAACTTTTTAATAAATGGGTTAAAGATAGAACAACATATATGCCAAAAGAGGAGATTGAAGTTTTCCTTGATGGTATCTATTTTGAAAGATTTGCAATAAAAAGATTATTTAACAACTATGAAAACCTTGATGTGATTGGTCTAGTAATTTATATAGATGATGAGATAAAAGGTTTTACTGTTGGTGAAAAAATTAATGATACAACAGCAAGTGTAATTATTGAAAAAACAGATTTTGAGGTACTTGGTTGTGCTCAATTTATTTTTAGAGAATTTACGAAAATATTAAAAGAGAAATATGCAATAGAGTATGTAAATGTTGGTGATGATATGGGCTTTGAGAATCTAAAAAAAGTAAAAATGTCATATAGACCTAATAAACTTGTTCCAAAATATACAATTTATCAAAAATGA
- a CDS encoding HD domain-containing protein yields the protein MINPKIIDYIFSSASIQRWNDYPRMVELVELDKQAHKLIIAYFIAKFEKDVDYNYLIEAAIFEFLRRVVVTDIRPDVFRNALQKRAKEINSWVVANLEKSLGEINNGIFLQKFEEYLNNPNIYKKERFILKAASYLSTRWEFSIVYQTSTFLSDIEEVKKSVEEEIEDYYELIGVRKIALNKKLAKVVDLSGRLRFQKRWAQTPRIPETSVLGHMLTVAIFAYFYSIEINACPKRIENNFFTSLFHDLPEALTRDIITPVKYSVDDLSDIIAEYEIKKIQDAILPNIPEFMHDEFCYILGMYKDSKDEFANRIYQNGEINLVDDVSKYNMDKYNAIDGEALKQCDKLSAFVEASLSISHGIKSKELINGKKQIMKGLKEINGINFHAIATKIDEEFCTTGQTQVRMDFD from the coding sequence ATGATAAATCCTAAAATTATAGACTATATTTTTTCATCTGCATCTATTCAAAGATGGAATGATTATCCAAGAATGGTTGAGTTAGTTGAACTTGATAAACAAGCTCACAAATTAATTATTGCATATTTTATTGCAAAATTTGAAAAAGATGTTGATTATAATTACTTAATAGAAGCTGCAATTTTTGAATTTTTAAGACGTGTGGTTGTAACTGACATTAGACCTGATGTATTTAGAAATGCTTTACAAAAAAGAGCTAAAGAGATTAATTCTTGGGTAGTAGCCAATTTAGAAAAATCTTTAGGTGAAATAAACAATGGTATTTTCCTACAAAAATTTGAAGAGTATTTAAATAATCCAAATATCTATAAAAAAGAAAGATTTATTTTAAAAGCAGCATCTTATCTTTCAACTAGATGGGAATTTTCTATTGTATATCAAACTTCTACATTCCTTTCAGATATTGAAGAGGTTAAAAAAAGCGTTGAAGAAGAGATTGAGGATTATTATGAATTAATAGGTGTAAGAAAAATTGCATTAAATAAAAAACTTGCAAAAGTTGTTGATTTAAGTGGTAGATTAAGATTTCAAAAAAGATGGGCACAAACACCAAGAATTCCAGAAACTTCAGTATTAGGTCATATGCTAACAGTTGCTATATTTGCTTATTTTTATTCAATTGAAATTAATGCATGTCCAAAAAGAATTGAAAACAACTTCTTCACTTCACTTTTTCATGATTTACCTGAAGCTTTAACAAGGGATATTATAACCCCTGTAAAATATTCAGTTGATGATTTATCAGATATTATTGCTGAGTATGAAATTAAAAAAATCCAAGATGCAATTTTGCCAAATATTCCAGAGTTTATGCACGATGAGTTTTGTTATATTTTAGGAATGTATAAAGATTCAAAGGATGAATTTGCAAATAGAATTTATCAAAATGGAGAGATTAACCTTGTAGATGATGTTTCAAAATATAATATGGATAAATACAATGCAATTGATGGAGAGGCATTAAAACAATGTGATAAACTATCTGCTTTTGTAGAAGCATCTTTATCTATTTCCCATGGAATTAAATCAAAAGAATTAATAAATGGTAAAAAACAAATTATGAAAGGGCTAAAGGAGATAAATGGCATCAATTTTCATGCAATAGCAACAAAAATTGATGAAGAGTTTTGTACCACTGGCCAAACTCAAGTTAGAATGGATTTTGATTAA
- a CDS encoding TonB-dependent receptor, translating to MKKSIILSLTTISMLFAENVVNIDEIQVTQEKINTTIVKDVSKEEIKSADLAESLVKNIPSVSLVRRSGIANDIILRGAKKDNINILVDDSKIYGACPNRMDPATSHVLTNNIEKVTVIEGPYDVENFGTLSGLVKVETKKPTKEFSGDINLNMGSFGYKKGSFTVSGGNDYIKLLLSASMEKSDQYEDGNGNDFYEQQVANGIAASLNPMVSGRLYSSSYQDAEAYEKKTLLTKAIVNIDDSSELNLSLNLNRSDNVLYPNTPMDAAYDDSDIYTLSYTKRNLGNYSKELNVEYYYSKVDHPMDTAFRVVANSGTVVTNHMNSSIWGSRIKNSMDIADSVLTYGLDTSVRNWKGQMLSTTGGVTTVTSTSLSSTDTKNKALFTTLEKSFGALDIEAGIRYDDTNIDNVDSAKTNRKYNALNGNIFAVYNLDNETRIFAGVGKSSRVPDARELYYGATNNNLEDTKNYEIDLGFEKSFGDLFIKTKFFYSKLEDYIYNASGFENIDASIYGAEVSGFYLITEDMILDYGLSYLKGKKDGNYADKDLAEIPPLKANLSLSYDFGPSILTTQLIASKGWSSYDSTAGEQDLGGYAVLNTKYNHNISRNFDVTLGIDNILDKTYTSTNTYNDITYIGSGDTELLNDPGRYFYINLKYTF from the coding sequence ATGAAAAAAAGTATTATACTTTCTCTTACAACTATAAGCATGCTTTTTGCAGAAAATGTTGTAAATATTGATGAGATTCAAGTTACGCAGGAAAAAATCAATACAACAATTGTAAAGGATGTAAGTAAAGAAGAGATTAAATCTGCTGATTTAGCTGAATCATTAGTTAAAAATATCCCATCAGTATCCCTTGTAAGAAGAAGCGGTATTGCAAATGATATTATTTTAAGAGGTGCAAAAAAAGATAATATTAATATATTAGTTGATGATTCAAAAATATATGGAGCATGTCCAAATAGAATGGATCCAGCTACTTCTCATGTTTTAACAAATAATATTGAAAAAGTTACAGTGATTGAAGGGCCATATGATGTTGAAAATTTTGGAACATTAAGTGGTTTAGTAAAAGTTGAAACAAAAAAACCAACAAAAGAATTTTCTGGAGATATAAATTTAAACATGGGAAGTTTTGGATATAAAAAAGGTTCTTTTACTGTAAGTGGAGGAAATGATTATATTAAGTTATTATTATCAGCTTCAATGGAAAAATCTGATCAATATGAAGATGGAAATGGAAATGATTTTTATGAGCAACAAGTTGCAAATGGTATAGCAGCTAGTTTAAATCCTATGGTAAGTGGAAGATTATATTCTTCTTCTTACCAAGATGCAGAAGCTTATGAGAAAAAAACATTATTAACAAAAGCTATAGTTAATATTGATGATAGTTCAGAATTAAATTTATCATTAAATTTAAATAGAAGTGATAATGTTTTATATCCAAATACTCCAATGGATGCTGCTTATGATGATTCAGATATTTATACTCTTTCGTATACAAAGAGAAATCTTGGAAACTATTCTAAAGAATTAAATGTTGAATATTATTACTCAAAAGTTGACCATCCAATGGATACTGCTTTTAGAGTTGTAGCAAATAGTGGAACTGTTGTAACTAACCATATGAACTCTTCAATTTGGGGTTCTAGAATTAAAAACTCAATGGATATTGCAGATTCTGTTTTAACTTACGGTTTAGATACTAGTGTAAGAAATTGGAAAGGGCAGATGTTATCTACAACAGGAGGTGTTACAACAGTAACTAGTACTTCTTTATCTTCTACAGACACTAAAAATAAAGCATTATTTACAACATTGGAAAAAAGCTTTGGTGCATTAGATATAGAAGCTGGAATTAGATATGATGATACTAATATTGATAATGTAGATAGTGCAAAAACAAATAGAAAATATAATGCATTAAATGGAAATATTTTCGCAGTTTATAATTTAGATAATGAAACAAGAATCTTTGCTGGTGTAGGTAAATCATCAAGAGTTCCAGATGCTAGAGAGTTATATTATGGGGCAACAAATAATAATCTTGAAGATACAAAAAACTATGAGATTGATTTAGGTTTTGAAAAAAGCTTTGGTGATTTATTTATAAAAACAAAATTTTTCTATTCAAAATTAGAAGATTATATTTACAATGCAAGTGGATTTGAAAACATTGACGCATCAATTTATGGTGCAGAAGTTTCTGGATTTTATTTAATAACTGAAGATATGATACTAGATTATGGCTTATCTTATTTAAAAGGTAAAAAAGATGGTAATTATGCAGATAAAGATTTAGCCGAGATTCCTCCATTAAAAGCAAATCTATCGTTAAGTTATGATTTTGGACCAAGTATATTAACAACTCAATTAATTGCATCAAAAGGGTGGAGCTCTTATGATTCAACAGCTGGTGAGCAAGATTTAGGTGGCTATGCAGTTTTAAATACTAAATATAACCATAATATAAGTAGAAATTTTGATGTAACATTGGGGATTGATAATATATTAGATAAAACATATACATCAACAAATACGTACAATGATATTACATATATTGGAAGTGGTGATACTGAACTTTTAAATGACCCAGGAAGATATTTTTATATAAATTTAAAATATACTTTTTAG
- a CDS encoding cache domain-containing protein, with protein sequence MKKNTYKSKRFLIPILSLVLISIILIASITSYISINIFKTHMQEEINRIKKEYTQEHKKRVYRNVKFVNSSIEFNISKIEEKLKASLKEKIETALHIATFTYNTYKGSHNKEELKEKIANALSAIKFYDNRGYYFMYDNKTKIIFGHPMKKFIGKDMTNFKDAKGRNLMETDAKILEKNKIGFNKIYFTKPKDENRQFPKITCITIFKPLNIVLGIGEYLDVIENQTKKHVLERFSQDNFNNGDKYIVILDLHDINGGEEFATVLLNSNKKDLIGKKVSDKVVDIKGNRFRKDFLDLIKEKGEGFTQYWYKKPSTNEPALKVSYVYLQKDWNWIILSGFYYEDLEEQISIMKKSILTHTNNTINKTLIWVSILCLIAIFTAIYLSFKIDNTIKEYTNKIIEHEDNKRKQQNLLIQQSKMAAMGEMLANIAHQWRQPLSAISTAATGVKLQKEINCLTDKDFDSALTSINSSAQYLSHTIDDFRNFFNPNNSKVQEFNITKTFNKILSILSAQFIAKKIEIIKNIENIKLSSIENELMQVLINILNNSRDVLEKIEDQKRLIFIDSYKNQKNLIIEIKDNAKGISEEIIDRIFEPYFTTKHKSQGTGIGLYMSKSIIEKHLNGTITVTNTTYTYENTKYKGAKFTIEIPIEKV encoded by the coding sequence ATGAAAAAGAATACTTATAAATCAAAAAGATTTTTAATACCAATACTTTCCCTTGTGCTAATATCAATAATATTAATTGCCTCAATAACATCATATATCTCTATTAATATTTTTAAAACTCATATGCAAGAGGAAATTAATAGAATAAAAAAAGAGTATACACAAGAGCATAAAAAAAGGGTATATCGAAATGTTAAGTTTGTAAATAGCTCCATAGAATTCAATATTTCAAAAATAGAGGAAAAATTAAAAGCTTCATTAAAAGAAAAAATAGAAACTGCCTTACATATAGCAACTTTTACATATAACACCTATAAAGGTTCTCATAATAAAGAGGAGTTAAAAGAAAAAATAGCTAATGCCCTTTCTGCAATAAAGTTTTATGATAATAGAGGTTATTACTTCATGTATGATAATAAAACTAAGATTATCTTTGGACACCCAATGAAAAAGTTTATCGGAAAAGATATGACTAATTTTAAAGATGCTAAAGGTAGAAATTTAATGGAGACTGATGCAAAAATATTAGAAAAAAATAAAATTGGATTTAATAAAATATATTTTACTAAACCTAAGGATGAAAATAGGCAATTTCCTAAAATAACTTGTATAACAATATTCAAACCACTAAATATAGTTTTAGGTATTGGAGAATATCTTGATGTTATTGAAAATCAAACAAAAAAGCATGTACTAGAAAGATTTTCCCAAGATAACTTCAATAATGGAGACAAATATATTGTTATATTAGATTTACATGATATAAATGGAGGAGAAGAATTTGCAACAGTTTTATTAAATTCAAATAAAAAAGATCTTATAGGGAAAAAAGTTTCAGATAAAGTTGTAGATATAAAAGGAAATAGGTTTAGAAAAGATTTTTTAGACTTAATTAAAGAAAAAGGTGAAGGCTTTACTCAATATTGGTATAAGAAACCATCTACAAATGAACCTGCATTAAAAGTCTCTTATGTTTATTTACAAAAAGACTGGAATTGGATTATATTAAGTGGTTTTTATTATGAGGATTTAGAGGAACAAATTTCTATCATGAAAAAATCAATATTAACACATACAAATAATACAATTAATAAAACACTGATTTGGGTTTCTATTCTATGTTTAATAGCAATTTTTACTGCAATCTATTTATCTTTTAAAATTGATAATACTATAAAAGAATACACAAATAAAATAATTGAACATGAAGATAATAAAAGAAAACAACAAAATTTACTTATACAGCAAAGTAAAATGGCTGCAATGGGAGAGATGTTAGCTAATATAGCCCATCAGTGGAGACAACCTTTATCAGCAATTTCTACTGCTGCAACTGGAGTTAAATTACAAAAAGAGATAAATTGTTTAACAGACAAAGATTTTGATTCAGCTTTAACATCTATTAATAGTTCTGCACAATATTTATCCCACACAATTGATGATTTTAGAAACTTTTTTAATCCTAATAATAGCAAGGTTCAAGAGTTTAATATTACTAAAACATTTAATAAAATACTAAGTATTTTGTCTGCACAATTTATAGCAAAAAAGATTGAAATAATAAAAAATATTGAAAATATTAAGTTAAGTTCCATTGAAAATGAATTAATGCAAGTTTTAATAAATATCCTGAATAATTCTAGAGATGTCTTAGAAAAGATTGAGGATCAGAAAAGATTAATTTTTATTGATTCTTATAAAAATCAAAAGAATTTAATAATTGAAATAAAAGATAATGCAAAGGGCATTTCAGAAGAAATAATAGATAGAATTTTTGAACCATATTTTACTACTAAACATAAATCCCAAGGAACAGGAATAGGTTTATATATGAGTAAATCAATAATAGAAAAGCATTTAAATGGAACTATAACAGTTACAAATACTACATATACTTATGAAAATACTAAATACAAAGGAGCTAAATTTACTATAGAAATTCCAATTGAAAAAGTATAA
- the nth gene encoding endonuclease III, with protein MPRLKKATKEDIQVIKEAFLENFNDAVTELNYRNDYELLIAIILSAQCTDKRVNIITPALFEKYPSVYELADANLEDVKELLKTCSFFNNKSKNIIKMAQSVIADFDGKIPHNQKELIKLAGVGNKTANVFMIEFEGANLMAVDTHVFRVSHRLGLSYEKTVEKTEAELVKKLKDDLHIFHQAMVLFGRYTCKALSPECDKCLFPHVCKTQKSFKPQ; from the coding sequence TTGCCAAGACTTAAAAAAGCTACAAAAGAAGATATACAAGTTATAAAAGAGGCCTTTTTAGAAAATTTTAATGATGCTGTTACTGAATTAAATTATAGAAATGATTATGAGTTATTAATTGCAATTATACTTTCAGCCCAATGTACTGATAAAAGAGTAAATATAATAACTCCTGCACTTTTTGAAAAATATCCAAGTGTTTATGAATTAGCTGATGCTAATCTTGAAGATGTAAAAGAATTATTAAAAACTTGTTCTTTTTTTAACAACAAATCAAAAAATATTATCAAAATGGCTCAAAGTGTAATAGCTGATTTTGATGGAAAAATCCCCCATAATCAAAAAGAACTTATAAAACTTGCAGGAGTTGGAAATAAAACTGCAAATGTATTTATGATAGAGTTTGAGGGTGCAAATCTAATGGCAGTTGATACTCATGTTTTTAGAGTTTCTCATAGATTAGGACTTTCATATGAAAAAACAGTTGAAAAAACTGAAGCTGAGTTAGTGAAAAAATTAAAAGATGATTTACATATTTTTCATCAAGCTATGGTATTGTTTGGAAGATATACTTGTAAGGCATTAAGTCCAGAATGTGATAAATGTTTATTCCCCCATGTTTGTAAAACGCAAAAATCTTTTAAGCCTCAATAA
- the uvrB gene encoding excinuclease ABC subunit UvrB, translating to MSKFKVKTQYEPAGDQPNAIKQISDSILSGNKYTTLEGVTGSGKTYTMAKVIEKTQMPTLIMTHNKTLAAQLYSEFKSFFPNNHVEYFISYYDYYQPEAYIPRTDLFIEKDSSINAELERLRLSATASLLSFDDVIVIASVSANYGLGNPEEYKAMVQRIEVGFEYSQREFLLKLVEMGYKRNDSFFDRADFRVNGDVIDIFPAYYEDEYIRVEFFGDEVESITKHEYLTNEKTKELEEVIIYSVNPFVVSNDRLATAVKNIEEELDERLQFFEKEDKRVEYQRLKQRVEFDLEMIEGTGMCKGIENYARHLTGQKPGETPYSLMNYFEQMGKDFLLIVDESHVSLPQFRGMYAADRSRKEVLVEYGFRLPSALDNRPLKFDEFINKAPNFLFVSATPADLELEKSEVVAKQIIRPTGLLDPVIEIMDSEYQVEKLHDEIKKVIEKNERVLVTVLTKKMAEELSSYYSDLGIKVKYMHSDIDAIERNQIIRELRQGEFDVLVGINLLREGLDIPETSLVAILDADKEGFLRSRTSLVQTMGRAARNQNGRVILFAKKITDSMQYAIDLTNERRAIQEAYNKEHGITPKTTTRALDENLKMEQYDDVAWKREKMNKIPASERKKILIELNKAMTKAAKDLNFEEAIRLRDQIEKIKKA from the coding sequence ATGAGTAAATTTAAAGTAAAAACCCAATATGAACCAGCTGGTGATCAACCTAATGCAATAAAGCAAATAAGTGATTCAATCCTAAGTGGAAATAAGTATACAACCCTTGAAGGTGTAACAGGCTCTGGTAAAACTTATACCATGGCAAAAGTTATAGAAAAAACCCAAATGCCAACACTTATTATGACCCATAATAAAACCTTGGCTGCACAGCTATATAGTGAATTTAAATCATTTTTCCCAAATAACCATGTAGAATATTTTATCTCTTATTATGATTATTATCAGCCTGAAGCATATATTCCTAGAACTGATTTATTTATTGAAAAAGATTCATCAATAAATGCTGAACTTGAAAGATTAAGACTTAGTGCAACGGCTTCACTTCTTAGTTTTGATGATGTAATTGTTATTGCTTCTGTTTCTGCAAATTATGGTTTAGGTAATCCAGAAGAGTATAAGGCCATGGTTCAAAGAATAGAAGTAGGGTTTGAATACTCTCAAAGAGAGTTTTTATTAAAACTTGTGGAGATGGGTTATAAAAGAAATGATTCTTTTTTTGATAGAGCAGATTTTAGGGTAAATGGAGATGTTATTGATATCTTCCCTGCTTATTATGAAGATGAATATATTAGAGTTGAATTTTTTGGTGATGAGGTTGAGTCTATTACTAAACACGAGTATTTAACCAATGAAAAAACTAAAGAGTTAGAAGAGGTAATTATCTATTCTGTAAACCCATTTGTTGTTTCAAATGATAGATTGGCAACTGCTGTTAAAAATATTGAAGAGGAACTTGATGAAAGACTTCAATTTTTTGAAAAAGAGGATAAAAGAGTAGAGTACCAAAGATTAAAACAAAGGGTAGAATTTGACCTTGAGATGATTGAAGGTACTGGAATGTGTAAGGGGATTGAAAACTACGCAAGACATTTAACTGGTCAAAAGCCAGGGGAAACGCCATACTCACTTATGAATTATTTTGAACAAATGGGAAAAGACTTTTTACTTATAGTTGATGAATCACATGTTTCTTTACCTCAATTTAGAGGAATGTATGCAGCAGATAGAAGTAGAAAAGAGGTTTTAGTTGAATATGGATTTAGATTACCAAGTGCTTTAGATAATAGACCTTTAAAATTTGATGAATTTATTAATAAAGCTCCAAACTTTTTATTTGTTAGTGCAACCCCAGCAGATTTAGAATTAGAGAAAAGTGAAGTTGTAGCAAAGCAGATTATTAGACCAACTGGACTTTTAGATCCAGTTATTGAGATAATGGATTCTGAATATCAAGTAGAAAAATTACATGATGAAATAAAAAAAGTAATTGAAAAAAATGAGAGAGTATTAGTAACTGTTCTAACAAAAAAAATGGCAGAGGAGTTAAGTTCTTATTATTCAGATTTAGGGATAAAAGTTAAATATATGCACTCTGATATTGATGCAATTGAAAGAAATCAAATTATTAGGGAATTAAGACAAGGTGAGTTCGATGTTTTAGTTGGAATAAATTTATTAAGGGAAGGTCTTGATATTCCAGAAACTTCACTTGTAGCTATTTTAGATGCAGATAAGGAAGGTTTTTTAAGAAGTAGAACATCACTTGTTCAAACAATGGGAAGGGCTGCAAGAAATCAAAATGGTAGGGTTATTTTATTTGCAAAGAAAATCACAGATTCTATGCAGTATGCAATTGATTTAACCAATGAAAGAAGAGCTATACAAGAAGCATATAATAAAGAGCATGGAATAACACCAAAAACAACAACAAGAGCATTAGATGAAAATCTAAAAATGGAACAGTACGATGATGTTGCCTGGAAGAGGGAAAAAATGAATAAAATTCCAGCAAGTGAGAGAAAGAAGATTTTAATTGAATTAAATAAAGCTATGACAAAAGCTGCTAAAGACTTAAACTTTGAAGAAGCTATTAGATTACGAGACCAGATAGAAAAAATAAAAAAAGCGTAA